The sequence ATATCTCCAACGACCATTGCTTCAACCTCCTCGACGAATACCGTAACAAGTATTTATGTTTCAACGACGATATTCAAGGTACTGGTAGTGTCATCTTGTCAGGTTTCATCAATGCCGTCCGTTCCGTTCAAAAACCAATCAAAGAACATCGTATGGTATTCTTGGGTGCTGGTTCCGCTGGTATTGGTGTTGCCGATTGCATTATGTCCCTCTTTGATGAAGCTGGCGTTAGCAAAGAAGAAGCCAGAAAGAGTTTCTGGTTCGTCGATTCTAAAGGTTTAATTACTACCACCCGTGGTGACGAATTAACCTCACAAAAGAAACAATACGCTCGTGAGGATTACACCTACCAattgaaatcattattaGAGGTTGTCCGTGACGTTAAGCCAACCGCTATCATTGGTTTATCAGGTATCGGTGGTTCATTCTCTCAAGAAGTAATTGAAGAAATGGCCAAACACGTCGAGAAACCAATCGTTTTCGCTCTCTCAAATCCAACCACCAACGCTGAATGTACCGCAGAACAAGCTTACCAATGGACCGATGGTCGTTGTATCTTTGCCTCTGGTTCACCATTCAAACCAGTCGAATACAAAGGTAAAACCTTTGTTCCAGGTCAAGGTAACAATATGTACATCTTCCCAGGTCTTGGTTTAGCCGCTAGCGTTTGTGAAGCTAAACATGTCACTGATGCTATGATCATTACTGCCGCTAAAACTCTTGCCTCCTTTGTAGAAGACTCTGAAGTTCTCACTGGTAAAATCTATCCAGGTCTCCAACATATTCGTGAAATCTCAACAAGAATCGCCGTTAAAGTCATTGAAAAAGCTTATGAAGAAGGTATGGCTCAATTACCACGTCCAGATAATATTGAAGCTTTAGTCAAATCTCGTCAATATGTTCCATCTtatgataaatcaaaaaattgaCTATCTTGCCCAATTTCACCAAATACAAATAGATTAAGTCCAAAGTTATAAacttaaataaaatttaaaaaaaaaaaaaaaaaaaaaaaaaaattattatattaaaaaaaaaaaaaaaaaaaaaaaaaaaaaaatctatttgtatgtaattcatttaaaaattatttttgttctatttttataaaaatttttaacttaaaaaaaaaattaaaaaaaaaattaaattaaaccttttttttttttttttttttttttttttaaaaatttctttcTTGGGGTGTATATATGTagacaagaaaaaaaaaaaaaaacagttcgGAGGCGATCACCTcggaattatttaaacttatttttcatttttaaaaaatttataggATATTTTTCATTCGTTGGggatttctttaatttttgggTGGCgttctttaatttttgggTGGCGTTTCCTTGGTTTtcgaaatttttttaaaaaaagaattgataaaaatgtgattggattttaattttcacaaaaaaaaagatcaaaaaaagatcttccctaaaattaaagaatttgaaaataacaagaaaaaaaatgtttttcgtattttagaaaaaaaaaaaagtatataaataaaac comes from Dictyostelium discoideum AX4 chromosome 2 chromosome, whole genome shotgun sequence and encodes:
- the malA gene encoding NADP malic enzyme (Similar to oxaloacetate-decarboxylating), which produces MQNKPSFILRNPSANKGTGFNNEEREKLGLKGLLPPKVESLQEQSDRALSQFTSFNTNLERYIFLNCLRDRNETLFYYLLSNNLELMMPIIYTPTVGEACQKFGNEFRFAQGMYFASQDKGNIRAMMDNWPAEGVDIIVVSDGSRILGLGDLGTNGMGIPVGKLQLYVAGAGFCPTRTLPVIIDSGTNTKKYLEDKYYLGERHPRIPDSEYYPLVDEFLAAAFNKWPKVIVQFEDISNDHCFNLLDEYRNKYLCFNDDIQGTGSVILSGFINAVRSVQKPIKEHRMVFLGAGSAGIGVADCIMSLFDEAGVSKEEARKSFWFVDSKGLITTTRGDELTSQKKQYAREDYTYQLKSLLEVVRDVKPTAIIGLSGIGGSFSQEVIEEMAKHVEKPIVFALSNPTTNAECTAEQAYQWTDGRCIFASGSPFKPVEYKGKTFVPGQGNNMYIFPGLGLAASVCEAKHVTDAMIITAAKTLASFVEDSEVLTGKIYPGLQHIREISTRIAVKVIEKAYEEGMAQLPRPDNIEALVKSRQYVPSYDKSKN